AGGCACCACCCTGGATACGTTCCGGGGCCATGTAAGTTGATGTGCCAACAAACGTGTCTGCTATAGAATTAACTGTTTCCGTTGCGACTCCAAAATCACAAAGCTTGATGTTGCCTCGAGAGTTCACTAGAACGTTGGACGGCTTGATATCACGATGCATGATGCGATGGGCCTCATAGAGATAAACTAAGCCGGCGAGAATCGACTCGGTGATTTTACCCAAGACATCGACCCGAACAGGTCCGAAGTCTTTGGAGATGCGATCGAGTgagctttaatataaatagtcAGCAAGCTCACAGTGAAAAAGGCGGCCTGAATATAGCACCGGGCAAGCCTTGAATACATACCCACAATCCATGTACTCCATGCACAGCACAATGTCCCTTGCTTCATTCTGGAATGCCCCGTAAAAGGTCACGATGTTCGGCGAGTTGCAATCATGGCCGACCTGGAGTTCTCGCAAGATCTGCTTCCTCACACCCTCTTTGGCATCAACCCGGATAATCTAACGGTTTTGTCAACAAAGCCCACAAGCTATAGGATAAGGATGGTTTTCTACCTTCCGAGCCATGACAACCTTGGTCGAAACATGCATGACTTTTGACACAGTGCCTCCATTTCCAGCACCAAGTTCTTTAAGGGTGACTAAATCCTCGCTGCGCAGATCCAGTCTGAACTCCAACCCAATTTCCAGCGTATCAGTCCGGGTACTCTCGCTGTTGCCGACAGCTCCAGGGACCTGAGCATCCCCGTCGGATGGGTTGGCAGCGGGCTTTGGGGCAGCGTTCAAGGCAAGGCCCTTGACATTCTTGCGCTTCAGAGTTCGTGCTTTGAATTGGTCGGCCATGGCTGCGGCAACTGAGGATCAACTGCGGGACGAAGGATCGGGCTGAAGCAGGGAATCGACGGTGGAGGGAAGGGCAACGATTGTCAGAAGTAGACACCGGAAAGCGAGCGGTACAGTTCGTTGCAGTCAATCCGTCTGCTCGAGAGTGACGAGATCGTAAGCCTTGGGCGGATTGTTCTTTAAGCGTTGAAATGCAAACAAGCGCCGCGGGTCCAAGCCAGTGAGGTGGGGGTTTCCCCTGGACTCAGGTGCGACAGTCGGTGTCTGATAATCTCTTGACGTTGCTTTGAAGGCCGCCAAGTGGAAATCGACACGGTTCTGGGGAAGCTCCAGACGAAAAATGAATGAAACGACGCGGCGACGGGAAGACGTGAGGAATATCCGAATCGATGAGACGGTGGATGGACGGACGCCTAATAATGTGGATGGTGGAGCTTCgggcggagatggagagggaaACACAGGCGCGAAACCCAGCGCCTATGCAGGGCATTTATTGGCCAAATATGGGaccgaaaaaaaaaagaagacaAATTTGAGGGAAGCAAAAAGTACGTGAAGTGAGTCTGAAGTGAAACTGCTCTTAGGATTCCTGTCTAGTCCTCGGGCACTCTAGCATTTACAGTTGGTTCCTGGAACCATGAACAAAGGCGAAAGTGTAAATATCTTTCTTTCATTTGCAACCCGGTTTTAGTCTTAGTTAATCTTCAAAACGAGGACATGTTTACAGCATGATAGATAAAAATGCAACGGGATCTCCGATGAAGTGCTTGATTGACGCAAGTCAGGTAAACGTCGTTTCGCGCCTCAGTCgatctggattctggagCTTTGATAATGATAATGCACGACAAGCTGCACGTGATAGCTGCCCCAGCCACAGAAGCTCCCCATCTGCCACAGCGGTAAGGCGGTGAGGCAAAACTGAGCCACGCCGTCAACCAGAAAAGACTCCGGCCATCCATACTGGGAGCCAGTCGTTCTTTGAGCGCCTCCCAGACTTTCGCTAATCCAATTTCCCCTCGAATCGGTGTCACGGCGTCTGTGTTGCCCGCCTTTTTTCGGCGATCCGACACCTCTTGCTTTTCTCTCCGCGCCTTACCTCCCTTGTATCATCACGAGCCCtttcatctcatctccaGAAAGTTTGACAACACGCGATGAGTGCCCGCGATCTTGTCGAGGGAGAAGCCCTCCtagacgacgaggagaacgaggaggagctcgtCGATGACTATGGTGAAGGTGGAGAACGTGTCGACACGACTGGCAAGCACTATGATTCcagtgaggaggaagaagatgacgacgacgaagaagcagctCAAGCCGTAAGTTGGAGATTATACCACGAAAGGCGCGTTAACTATACCGATTTTCCATGCTAACCCTGTGGCTATTGTAGGTGCGGGAAGGATTTATcgttgacgaagacgaggaagaagaggaacgcGCGCAACGCCGCcgggagaaaagaaagcgaagacgcgaagaacgagaaagagaggatGAACACCTAGATGAGGAAGATTTGGAGCTCATTGGCGAGCTCAATCCAGAGCGCCGGTCGACAGCTGCAGCCGACGTATGACTTCCCCCTAACTCAGCCTCAAAGAGTCACCTACTGGTCAAACAAATTGCTAACCAGCCCCAGTCAAAATTCAAGCGTCTAAAGCGCGGTCATAAGGATCGTGACGTCCGGCAACCGTCCCAAGCTATCGATGACATTTTCAAttccgacgaggaagatgagccCGCACCAGACTATGGCAGGCTCGGCAGGAGGCACCCTGGCGATGAGATGGACGACTTCATTGAAGAAGATGTGTTCTCGGATGAAGATCTACAGCAGGAGCGAGAAGACTTGGAGGTTGCTCGTCCCAGGAAGTCGATTCCCTTTGGAGCCACCGACACCACTGGCCTCGACGAGAACGCTCTTGAAGACATGCGCGCCGCGTTTGGAGACGGAAACGAATACTACTTTGCTCTTGCtatggaggaggaagaggaggagcaggaggaagacgTCGAAAAGCACTTGGATCTCAAGGATGTTTTTGAGCCTTCGCAGCTTGCCGAGAAGATGTTGACCGAGGAGGATAACCAAATTCGCCTGGTAGACGAGCCCGAACGGCATCAAATTGCCCGCAAACCCTACCGCAATGTCGTCTTGTCCGAAGACCAGTTCCGTGAAGAGGCCGCCTGGATTGCTAACCTCATGCTTTTGAAGAAACGCCTAGAACCAGAGCTACGCGAGCCTTTCCAGCGCTCAGTTGCCAAGGTCCTTGAATTTCTCGTTACCGATGATTGGGAGGTGCCATTCATCTTCCAACATCGGAAGGACTATATGATTCACACAGTCAAGGTTCCTGTAGATGGGGCTTCAGCGGATCTTGATTCAGGCGCTCAGTATACAATTAAAGCGGAGAAATTGCTGAACATGACTGACCTGTGGGACATATTTGACCATGACCTCAAGTTCAAAGCGCTTGTGGAGAAACGCAACACTATCCAGAAGACCTACGACAACATTCAGTCGGTTTTCTCCGTCGACGACTCAATCGTTGAGGAAATGTTGCCAGCAGCCACTACAATGGAAGAGCTGCAAGATATCCAAGATTATATCCACTTTCAATATGCGTCACAGATCAGGGATCTGGCTGTTACAAACGGTGACGCTACCGGTGAATCTCAAAGGCGAAAGGCCCAGACGAAGAACTTCTTCGACCGGGTCCGCAATAGCAAAGCCTACGCCCTGGTACGTGCATTCGGTATTACAGCAGATGCATTTGCCCAAAATGCTCTGAAGGAGGGCCGTCGTCAATACACTGAAGATCCATCAGAGCGCCCAGATGAAATGGCAGATGGGCTTGTTGACAATGACTTTGGCAACTCATCTCAAGTGGTCAAAGCCGCCAAAGGCTTGTTTTCAGAGGAAATTGTAATGAGTCCTAAAATGCGAAAAGTCATCCGCCAAGCATACTACATGAATGGTGCCGTGGACTGCTTCCGGACCGAAAAGGGGTTGCGACGCATTGATGAGCAGCATCCATACTACGAGTTCAAGTACCTCAGAGATCAACAACTCAGCGACATCGCGCGCCAGCCTGAGCTATTCCTCCGCATGCTGAaggcagaagaggaaggtttGATAGAAGTCAAAGTACGCTTTGAAAATTTCGAAAACTTCCTAAGGCGTCTATACCCTGATATCGAGTCCGATAACTACAGTGAACTTGCAGATTCCTGGAATCGCATGCGGCGCGAAGTCGTCGATCTAGCTTTGGGTAAGCTGGAGCGTGTCATCAACCGAAGCCTCAAGGAGAATATCCGCCAAGAATGTGAAAATCATGTTGCGAAAGAATGCCGAGAAGCATTCTCCCAACGCTTGGATCAAGCGCCTTACAAGCCCAAGGGTATGGTGTTGGGTACGGTCCCTCGCGTATTGACGCTGTCCACTGGTGGTGGTATCGTCGGACGGGAACCCATCCACTGGGCTTACATCGAGGAGGATGGCCGGGTTCTCGAAAACGGAAAGTTCGTCGACCTATCTGTGGGTGACAAGGATCGCGGTATCGCAGATGGTAAAGATGTGGACTCTTTAGTCGAGCTTGTGAATCGCCGTCGCCCGGACGTCATTGGAGTGTCCGGCATGTCTCCCGAGACTCGGCGACTCTATAAACTATTGGCAGAGGTTGTGGACACCAGAGATCTGCGTGGTGCGCTTTACACCGATGAccgtgatgatgaagtcAGTGACCGCCTGGAGATAGTTATTATCAACGACGAGGTGGCGCGGCTTTATCAGAACAGCGAGCGAGCGAAGAAAGACCATCCCAGCTTTGCTCCCCTCACTCACTACTGTGTTGCGCTAGCCAAATATTTGCAGAGTCCCCTTAAGGAATACGCTTCACTGGGTCGGGACATCGTgtcaattcaattcaagcCGGGTCAGCAACTTGTTACGCAGGAATTACTGCTGAAACAGCTGGAAACTGCACTGGTCGACATGGTCAACCTCGTCGGAGTAGACATCAACGAGGCTGTGTCAGACCAAGCCACAGCAAACCTTTTACCTTATGTCTGCGGTTTGGGGCCACGCAAGGCAGCACATCTCTTGAAGATAGTGAACATGACTGGAGGGGTGGTCAACAGCAGGTTTTCGTTGATTGGAGTCAACGTACAATACCCCGCAATGGGGGTGAAGGTATGGAACAACTCCGCAAGCTTCCTATACATCGACTATGAGAgcgccgacgccgatgcgGATCCCCTTGACAACACACGGGTGCACCCTGAAGATTATGATATCGCTCGCAAGATGGCAGCGGACGCcttggagttggatgaagaggacatCAAGGCAGAAACTGATGAGAATGGGTCCGGTGCCATTGTGCGCAAGCTCTTCCGGGACGAGGCTCAGGATCGTGTGAACGATCTGATTCTTGAAGAATATGCGGAGCAACTCGAGAAAAACCTCAACCAGCGCAAACGTGCCACACTCGAAACAATCCGTGCGGAACTTCAACAGCCTTACGAGGAACTGCGAAAGCAGTTTGTCTTCCTTAGCACAGATGATATCTTCACCATGCTTACTGGCGAGACGACAGACACACTCGCGGAGGGTATGGTGGTGCCTATCTCTATTAAGCGCATCAGCGACGACCACATCGAAGGCAAGCTAGACTGCGGAGTTGACGCCCTCGTTGGGGAATCAGAGATGACAGATCGCTACGACATCCCAGTGCGCGCGATATACTCACTCCACCAAACGGTACCAGCTAAGGTGATGTTCTTAAACCGCAAGACTTTCACCTGCAACGTGTCTCTGCGCGAAGAACAGGTCAGCCGGCCGTCCAGGCCTTCCGCCGACCGGATACACGCAGGAGAATGGGATCATCGTCAAGAGGGCCAGGATAGGGAAGCACTCGAGGCGAATACACAGAGTGGCGGGCGTACGATGCGTGTCATTAAGCATCCCCTGTTCCGCCCGTTCAACTCCACGCAGGCAGTGGAGTTTCTCGGGTCACAAAGTCGTGGTGATGTGGTTATTCGACCGTCCTCGAAGGGACCTGACCACTTGGCTGTGACGTGGAAGGTGGCCGACGGCATCTTCCAGCATATTGATGTCTTGGAATTGGACAAGGAAAACGAGTTCTCCGTTGGGCGTACGCTGAAGGTCGGAGGCCGATTCACTTACAGTGATTTGGATGACCTGATTTTCAACCATGTCAAAGCTATGGCCAAAAAGGTGGACGAAATGATGCTGCACGAAAAGTACCAAGAAGGCAGCAAAGATATCACTTGTGAGTTACCTCCCTGCACCTCGTCTTGTCACTTCACGAGTACTAATGCCTGTTTAGATTCCTGGCTTGACACGTATACCAGAGCCAACCCCCGACGGTCAGCATACGCATTCTGCATCGACCCCAAGCACGCGGGGTACTTCTTCCTTTGTTTCAAGGCTGGAGAACATGCTCAAGTGCAAAGCTGGCCGGTGAAAGTCATTCCTCAGGGCTACGAGCTACAGCGCAACCCCTATCCAGATATGCGGGCGCTGTGCAACGGGTTCAAGCTGCTATTTACCAATATGCAGGGTGGAAGGCGACGCTGAGGGGATGGATATTCGTATTTATTGTTATTCTAGCATATTTCTTCTATACTGTGTAATATTCTCCACCATTTTTGCGGGGATAGTAGGGAGTCCTCTATTTATTTTCAATACAATGCATCGACGAAGAAAAGTTATTGAGCAGGATAGCCTGGTCCGTGGGCCAGAGACAAGACTAAAATGCGtgaataataatttttttgGTCCATCCGGGCGAGCCGGTCCCTGAAAGGCAACATGTTCCATGTGACGGTGCCCTGGAATTTGTTCCTCGGTGTTTCTCGGAGGCTCCCAGTCCCACAGCCTCAGGCCTTACAGGGAGGGGACTCTCCGCATTATTTATGAAGGAAGAATGACatgcggaagaagatgacaggtcttcctcttccccctcgCCCGTCGCTGATTTCCCTTCCTTTTTCCCTCAATTATTCACCGATTGTCCTCTTGACCCTGCTGTCGCTGCAATCATTGTATAATTACCCTCGATCTTCTCCCCATTCATCTCGTGCTGTAATGTGCCTGTGAATTCGCTCCACCTGCAGGCAACGACTTAAATCTCatcccctcccctccatcccCCACTTCACGCCAGTCGCGCATTGGATTACCGTTTATTGTCGTCATCgatcttttttcttttagtTGGCGGCTTTCCTGTTGCCCTTTCTTGCAACCATGGCAGCCatggaagagctggaaatCCATAGCAAGGTAGGCTCCGAGGAATGCGACAGAGGAGCCATACATAGCTAACCGAGTGTTTATCCTTCCAGTCCTACTTCGTCCGCTGGGTCCCAGTCAAATCCGGTCACACTATTTCCTGGAGCATTCAACCACATAAGAAGTCGCTCAATTTCGGGATCTTCAAGCATCCCGGTCAATCCGGCGTCCTTAGTACCCCCAATCTGTCCTCAACGGATACCCCGAGTAACGACTCGAACGAGAACCTCGCAAATGGCGGCTCCAGCTCGCGTCAGAGTAACTCGGCATCCCTCATTGACAAGCTGACAGCCATGGGCTTGAAACAGATCCGTTGGGTCGGCAAATGTGAGGCAGACAAGATCGTCCAGGGGACCTACGATGTGCCTTTCAATGAGGGTGGAAACTATGCGCTCGTCTTTGACAACACATTTTCGAAGCAATTGTCCAAGACCGTGACCCTAGTACTACTCACCTACCCAACTTCCCTGCCCCCACAAGCGGTTCCAACACCTCATGCGGCCAGTCAACCCGGAGGCGATGCAGCGGAGTCTCAATCCTCCCGGAGGCGGGGCAACAGCCTTATTGCCAAAATGCCGCCGCAAATCCAAGTGCAAGAGGGAGATACAGAGACAACTATTCACACTGGTATTCTGCTCAAGCGTCGCCGTAAGCGCCATCAGGGGTGGGCGCGCCGGTTCTTCTCCCTCGATTTCGCGACTTCTACACTCTCTTATTTCCACGATCCCAACTCCGCTACCCTACGGGGTTCGATACCGCTGACTCTCGCCGCGGTAGCCTGCAACGAGAAGTCCCGTGAGATCTCCATTGACTCTGGTACTGAAGTCTGGCATCTACGTGCCCGCGATGACACCGAATTTGCGTCGTGGAAGCGCGTCTTGGAAAAAGCGTCATCCTCCAAGAACGCGGCAGATGATGACCACAGTCATTCGCCAAGGCATCTACATCCGAACACGGCATTCCAATCGCCCATCCAGCGTTCTATGTCAAGCGCCGCCGAGGAGCGCGAATGGATGCGGGTTTCCGACCTAGTCAGCCGAGTCTCAGGATCCCGTGATGCTGTCCGACGCCTGGCCAAGGACACGGATCCAAAGTATATGAGTCCCGGGCCACCATCCCGTGGAAGATCCGGCCGGTCGCCCAGCCCTCATCCGGAGACTAATGGCGATGAGAAGCGGTCCTTCTGGAAGCGGAAAACTTCCAACCCAGTTGCTAAACTGTCCGCTCCGAGCGATTCGTCCCTCGATCGAAAACCAGCCGGGGTGATGGGTAGTGAGCGAACCAACGAAACACACGACAGCCTCATGGCTCTTTTGCGCGACCTAGATCAGGTCGTCGGTGAATTCTCGACCTTAATCACGGAGAGCCAGCAACGTCGTCAAACTCCCGAGCTCGGTATACAATCGCGAAAGAGCATGGAATCAGACAAATCCGAAGAGTTCTTTGACGCTGTCGATGCATCAGACTCCCAAATGCTCACCATCAAAGGCGAcagtgacgacgaggaggcaaTGGAGGATGCTTCCGCAGATGCTGCTGCCGACGATGCGCCATCCGATAGTGACGACGACTCCTCAGAACCAGCAAGCACTGGCGGTGCCCATGATCAGTACTCTCCATTATTCCCAGCACGGCCCAAAACTCTCACTCCGCTGCCGCTGGACACCGTCCCTCGCcgaaacaacatcaccgcCCCGACAGTGATGCCGCCCAGCTTGATTGGGTTCCTCCGCAAGAACGTTGGGAAAGATCTCTCCCAAATCTCGATGCCCGTCTCCTCAAATGAGCCCCTCTCAATGCTCCAGCGTGCAGCCGAAGTCATGGAATATTCAACCCTTCTTGATAAGGCAGCGCAGGTCAATGATGCTAACGAACGACTCCTCTACATCACCGCGTTCGCTCTCTCCTCACTGTCAAGCAGTCGTGTCCGTGAGCGAGCAATCCGCAAACCATTCAACCCCATGCTCGGTGAGACATTCGAGCTCGTCCGCGAGGACATGGGCTTCCGCTTCATCGCAGAAAAGGTCTCCCACCGTCCCGTCCAACTCGCGTACCAGGCCGACAGTAAAGACTGGAGTCTCGCCCATTCCCCGCGCCCTTCCCAGAAATTCTGGGGTAAATCCGCCGAAATCGTCACAGAGGGCAAGCTCCGCATCACTCTCCACTCAACAGGTGAACACTTCTCCTGGTCCCCCGCtacctccttcctccgcaACATCATCGCAGGAGAGAAATACGTAGAACCAGTCGGCGAAATGACCGTCCTCAACGAAACAACAGGCCAACGCACAGTCTCCACCTTCAAGGCCGGGGGCATGTTCTCCGGCAGGTCTGAAGAAGTATCCACCAAACTCCTCGACTCCTCTGGACGCGAAACCCCACTCGGCCTTGTAGGCTCCTGGGTCTCATCCATAACCTTAACCCGCAACGGCTCCTCCGGTGCAACGGTCTGGACCGCTAGAGCCCTTGTTTCTAACGCTCCCAAACACTACGGTCTGACAACCTTCGCTGCGGCACTTAACGAAATCACCCCCGTCGAAGACAAAAAGATTCCGGCTACGGACTCCCGACTCCGACCCGATCAGCGCGCCctcgaagacggcgacgTCGACCgcgccgaagaagtcaaggTCCAGCTAGAGGAAGCACAGCGCGCTCGTCGTCGCGATATGGAAGGCGCTGGTGAAAACTGGGAGCCTCGGTGGTTCACAAAAGTAGATGATGCACCGGAAGGTGAACCAGTTTGGCGGTTGAAGGGCGGGAAGGATGGATATTGGGAGGAGAGGACGAAAGGGTCTTGGGGGACCGTTTTGCCAGTTTTTGAGACTTAGATATGTAGC
The nucleotide sequence above comes from Aspergillus puulaauensis MK2 DNA, chromosome 3, nearly complete sequence. Encoded proteins:
- the spt6 gene encoding chromatin-remodeling histone chaperone SPT6 (BUSCO:EOG09260492;~COG:K;~EggNog:ENOG410PFNW;~InterPro:IPR028231,IPR042066,IPR032706,IPR012340, IPR023319,IPR012337,IPR037027,IPR028088,IPR017072, IPR035019,IPR035018,IPR028083,IPR035420,IPR036860, IPR041692,IPR023323,IPR010994;~PFAM:PF14632,PF14633,PF17674,PF14635,PF14639, PF14641;~go_function: GO:0003677 - DNA binding [Evidence IEA];~go_process: GO:0006139 - nucleobase-containing compound metabolic process [Evidence IEA];~go_process: GO:0032968 - positive regulation of transcription elongation from RNA polymerase II promoter [Evidence IEA]), with the translated sequence MSARDLVEGEALLDDEENEEELVDDYGEGGERVDTTGKHYDSSEEEEDDDDEEAAQAVREGFIVDEDEEEEERAQRRREKRKRRREEREREDEHLDEEDLELIGELNPERRSTAAADSKFKRLKRGHKDRDVRQPSQAIDDIFNSDEEDEPAPDYGRLGRRHPGDEMDDFIEEDVFSDEDLQQEREDLEVARPRKSIPFGATDTTGLDENALEDMRAAFGDGNEYYFALAMEEEEEEQEEDVEKHLDLKDVFEPSQLAEKMLTEEDNQIRLVDEPERHQIARKPYRNVVLSEDQFREEAAWIANLMLLKKRLEPELREPFQRSVAKVLEFLVTDDWEVPFIFQHRKDYMIHTVKVPVDGASADLDSGAQYTIKAEKLLNMTDLWDIFDHDLKFKALVEKRNTIQKTYDNIQSVFSVDDSIVEEMLPAATTMEELQDIQDYIHFQYASQIRDLAVTNGDATGESQRRKAQTKNFFDRVRNSKAYALVRAFGITADAFAQNALKEGRRQYTEDPSERPDEMADGLVDNDFGNSSQVVKAAKGLFSEEIVMSPKMRKVIRQAYYMNGAVDCFRTEKGLRRIDEQHPYYEFKYLRDQQLSDIARQPELFLRMLKAEEEGLIEVKVRFENFENFLRRLYPDIESDNYSELADSWNRMRREVVDLALGKLERVINRSLKENIRQECENHVAKECREAFSQRLDQAPYKPKGMVLGTVPRVLTLSTGGGIVGREPIHWAYIEEDGRVLENGKFVDLSVGDKDRGIADGKDVDSLVELVNRRRPDVIGVSGMSPETRRLYKLLAEVVDTRDLRGALYTDDRDDEVSDRLEIVIINDEVARLYQNSERAKKDHPSFAPLTHYCVALAKYLQSPLKEYASLGRDIVSIQFKPGQQLVTQELLLKQLETALVDMVNLVGVDINEAVSDQATANLLPYVCGLGPRKAAHLLKIVNMTGGVVNSRFSLIGVNVQYPAMGVKVWNNSASFLYIDYESADADADPLDNTRVHPEDYDIARKMAADALELDEEDIKAETDENGSGAIVRKLFRDEAQDRVNDLILEEYAEQLEKNLNQRKRATLETIRAELQQPYEELRKQFVFLSTDDIFTMLTGETTDTLAEGMVVPISIKRISDDHIEGKLDCGVDALVGESEMTDRYDIPVRAIYSLHQTVPAKVMFLNRKTFTCNVSLREEQVSRPSRPSADRIHAGEWDHRQEGQDREALEANTQSGGRTMRVIKHPLFRPFNSTQAVEFLGSQSRGDVVIRPSSKGPDHLAVTWKVADGIFQHIDVLELDKENEFSVGRTLKVGGRFTYSDLDDLIFNHVKAMAKKVDEMMLHEKYQEGSKDITYSWLDTYTRANPRRSAYAFCIDPKHAGYFFLCFKAGEHAQVQSWPVKVIPQGYELQRNPYPDMRALCNGFKLLFTNMQGGRRR
- a CDS encoding oxysterol-binding protein related protein OSH3 (BUSCO:EOG09261QYO;~COG:T;~EggNog:ENOG410PHWU;~InterPro:IPR041680,IPR036598,IPR001849,IPR011993, IPR037239,IPR000648,IPR009038;~PFAM:PF01237,PF15409,PF00169;~go_function: GO:0008289 - lipid binding [Evidence IEA]), which translates into the protein MAAMEELEIHSKSYFVRWVPVKSGHTISWSIQPHKKSLNFGIFKHPGQSGVLSTPNLSSTDTPSNDSNENLANGGSSSRQSNSASLIDKLTAMGLKQIRWVGKCEADKIVQGTYDVPFNEGGNYALVFDNTFSKQLSKTVTLVLLTYPTSLPPQAVPTPHAASQPGGDAAESQSSRRRGNSLIAKMPPQIQVQEGDTETTIHTGILLKRRRKRHQGWARRFFSLDFATSTLSYFHDPNSATLRGSIPLTLAAVACNEKSREISIDSGTEVWHLRARDDTEFASWKRVLEKASSSKNAADDDHSHSPRHLHPNTAFQSPIQRSMSSAAEEREWMRVSDLVSRVSGSRDAVRRLAKDTDPKYMSPGPPSRGRSGRSPSPHPETNGDEKRSFWKRKTSNPVAKLSAPSDSSLDRKPAGVMGSERTNETHDSLMALLRDLDQVVGEFSTLITESQQRRQTPELGIQSRKSMESDKSEEFFDAVDASDSQMLTIKGDSDDEEAMEDASADAAADDAPSDSDDDSSEPASTGGAHDQYSPLFPARPKTLTPLPLDTVPRRNNITAPTVMPPSLIGFLRKNVGKDLSQISMPVSSNEPLSMLQRAAEVMEYSTLLDKAAQVNDANERLLYITAFALSSLSSSRVRERAIRKPFNPMLGETFELVREDMGFRFIAEKVSHRPVQLAYQADSKDWSLAHSPRPSQKFWGKSAEIVTEGKLRITLHSTGEHFSWSPATSFLRNIIAGEKYVEPVGEMTVLNETTGQRTVSTFKAGGMFSGRSEEVSTKLLDSSGRETPLGLVGSWVSSITLTRNGSSGATVWTARALVSNAPKHYGLTTFAAALNEITPVEDKKIPATDSRLRPDQRALEDGDVDRAEEVKVQLEEAQRARRRDMEGAGENWEPRWFTKVDDAPEGEPVWRLKGGKDGYWEERTKGSWGTVLPVFET